A genome region from Heliangelus exortis chromosome 12, bHelExo1.hap1, whole genome shotgun sequence includes the following:
- the MBD4 gene encoding methyl-CpG-binding domain protein 4, giving the protein MAAAGSGRGPYTEPGDGPARRDPSRSRDSPSVCFPRSLPSGSRDGAAESGPAREPAAGGPRGVPGGWQVVARRRRAGRTAGRIDVCFVSPEGNKLRSKRALVEYLQKTGETRLKAEDFDLTGPDLLRQKRDIREAVGTVVESEGCHGQVQGLSEQNGAGDRIQTIQVGSEHLEDVTASLKSKGLIVNGVNPGDCLRPNKKGAGGKRAHNRRTRKSSEKRNGENTQSKRPRTTYNKQETECIQNKRLCRKAELGVSDRQGVSDQNMDPVEAGRAQPRASRAGPATRLRSLRAGLQRKLESPAEEEGVDMASGDTAAKPEGKTKGLRAGRETDGGDPGHQDFKPDTGTDADGLQSCKRSLTTAKMMPEESVPRTQVDRRKTSPYFSSKYSKEAPSPPRRKALRKWTPPRSPFNLIQETLFHDPWKLLIATIFLNKTSGKMAIPVLWEFLKRYPSPEVTRAADWKEMSELLRPLGLYELRAKTIIKFSDEYLNKQWKYPMELHGIGKYGNDSYRIFCVNEWQEVQPQDHKLNVYHTWLRENRHRLSLG; this is encoded by the exons ATGGCGGCAGCGGGATCGGGCCGAGGCCCGTACACGGAACCGGGGGACGGCCCAGCCCGCCGCGATCCGTCTCGAAGCAGGGACTCACCCAGCGTCTGTTTTCCACGCAGCCTCCCGAGCGGCAGCCGGGACGGGGCGGCGGAGAGCGGCCCTGCGAGGGAACCGGCGGCGGGCGGGCCCCGCGGCGTCCCCGGCGGCTGGCAGGTGGTAGCCAGGCGGAGGCGGGCGGGCCGGACGGCCGGGAGGATCGATGTGTGCTTCGTGAG CCCTGAAGGGAACAAGCTAAGATCAAAAAGAGCACTTGTGGAGTATCTCCAAAAAACTGGGGAGACAAGGCTGAAAGCAGAAGACTTTGATTTGACAGGTCCTGATCTGCTGAGACAGAAAAGAGAcatcagggaagctgtgggaaCTGTTGTAGAGAGTGAGGGTTGTCACGGTCAGGTGCAGGGACTCAGTGAACAGAATGGTGCAGGGGACAGAATTCAAACCATCCAGGTGGGAAGTGAACACCTGGAAGATGTGACAGCCAGTCTGAAAAGCAAAGGGTTGATTGTGAACGGCGTAAACCCAGGGGACTGTCTGAGACCAAACAAAAAGGGGGCAGGTGGAAAAAGGGCTCATAATAGGAGAACTAGAAAGAGCTCAGAAAAGAGGAATGGAGAGAACACCCAGAGTAAAAGGCCAAGAACAACATACAACAAACAGGAAACTGAGTGCATTCAAAACAAGAGATTGTgcagaaaggcagagctgggtgtcAGTGACAGGCAGGGTGTCAGTGACCAGAACATGGACCCTGTGGAGGCAGGGAGAGCTCAGCCAAGGGCTTCCAGGGCAGGGCCAGCCACACGGCTGAGGTCCTTGAGGGCTGGTTTGCAAAGGAAGCTGGAGAGcccagcagaggaagagggTGTGGACATGGCTTCTGGTGACACAGCTGCAAAACCTGAGGGGAAAACCAAGGGATTGAgagcaggaagagaaacagaTGGAGGGGATCCAGGTCACCAGGACTTTAAACCTGACACTGGCACGGATGCTGATGGCTTGCAGTCCTGTAAGAGAAGCTTGACAACAGCTAAAATGATGCCAG aagagTCTGTGCCACGAACACAAGTGGACAGGAGGAAAACAAGTCCGTATTTTTCAAGTAAATACAGTAAAGAAG ctcccagcccacCAAGAAGAAAGGCCCTGAGAAAATGGACTCCTCCACGTTCTCCTTTTAATCTCATCCAAGAAACACTTTTCCATGATCCATGGAAGCTTCTCATTGCAACCATATTTCTGAACAAAACTTCAG GTAAAATGGCAATTCCTGTGCTCTGGGAGTTCCTTAAGAGGTATCCTTCTCCTGAAGTGACCCGGGCTGCAGACTGGAAGGAAATGTCAGAGCTGCTTAGACCTCTCGGCCTCTACGAACTCAGAGCTAAAACTATCATCAAGTTCTCAG ACGAGTACCTGAACAAGCAGTGGAAGTACCCCATGGAGCTGCACGGCATCGGCAAGTACGGCAACGACTCCTACAGGATCTTCTGCGTCAACGAGTGGCAGGAG GTGCAGCCGCAGGACCACAAGCTGAACGTGTACCACACCTGGCTGCGGGAGAACCGGCACCGGCTCAGCCTGGGATGA
- the RPL32 gene encoding large ribosomal subunit protein eL32, whose product MPALRPLVKPKIVKKRTKKFIRHQSDRYVKIKRNWRKPRGIDNRVRRRFKGQILMPNIGYGSSKKTKHMLPTGFRKFLVHNVKELEVLMMSNKSYCAEIAHNVSSKNRKVIVERAAQLAIKITNPNARLRSEENE is encoded by the exons ATGCCTGCCCTCAGGCCTCTCGTGAAACCTAAAATCGTCAAGAAGAGGACCAAGAAGTTCATCCGCCATCAGTCTGATCGCTATGTCAAGATCAAG CGCAACTGGCGCAAGCCCAGGGGCATCGACAACCGCGTGCGGCGGCGGTTCAAGGGCCAGATCCTGATGCCCAACATCGGCTACGGCAGCAGCAAGAAGACAAAGCACATGCTGCCCACGGGCTTCAGGAAGTTCCTGGTCCACAACGTCAAAGAGCTGGAAGTGCTCATGATGAGCAACAA GTCCTACTGTGCAGAGATTGCTCACAATGTCTCTTCCAAGAACCGGAAGGTGATTGTGGAGAGAGCTGCCCAGCTCGCCATCAAGATCACCAACCCCAACGCCAGGCTGCGCAGCGAGGAGAATGAGTAA